In the Hyphomonadaceae bacterium BL14 genome, one interval contains:
- a CDS encoding thiamine phosphate synthase codes for MAYDAADRLARLAMRLDGPRGHLPALFALTDPDRTPDPLALARALPPGTGLILRTFGRPALEALAGDLAGIARARDLVFLVAADPALAARCGADGVHWPGRMLAQAARARFPVMTASAHSPGTIRRAAGLVDAVLVSTAFASASPSAGPPLGVFRIAAAARRARVPVYALGGVTGSTLPRLNGLGVSGAAAVAGLAD; via the coding sequence ATGGCGTATGATGCAGCGGACCGGCTGGCAAGGCTTGCGATGAGGCTGGACGGCCCGCGCGGGCACTTGCCGGCGCTGTTTGCCCTCACCGACCCGGACCGGACGCCCGATCCGTTGGCGCTGGCGCGCGCCCTGCCACCTGGAACCGGGCTGATTTTGCGCACCTTCGGACGACCAGCTCTGGAGGCGTTGGCCGGTGATCTCGCCGGCATCGCCCGGGCGCGCGATCTGGTGTTTCTGGTCGCGGCGGACCCCGCGCTGGCGGCGCGCTGCGGCGCGGATGGCGTGCACTGGCCCGGGCGCATGCTGGCGCAGGCAGCGCGGGCGCGCTTTCCCGTGATGACCGCCAGCGCCCATAGCCCCGGCACGATTCGCCGCGCGGCAGGGCTGGTGGATGCGGTGCTGGTCTCCACGGCGTTCGCTTCGGCCAGTCCCAGCGCCGGACCGCCCTTGGGCGTGTTCCGCATTGCCGCCGCAGCGCGCCGGGCCCGCGTGCCGGTCTATGCGCTGGGCGGGGTCACCGGTTCGACCCTGCCGCGGCTGAACGGGCTGGGCGTATCCGGTGCCGCCGCAGTGGCAGGCCTGGCAGACTAG
- a CDS encoding YggS family pyridoxal phosphate-dependent enzyme — protein sequence MSDLTASIAQTRTDILERIAAAAKTGGRPPGAVTLVAVSKQQPDDRIDAMLATGQRVFGENRVQEAETRWAHRRDRLTDLELRLIGPLQTNKADAACALFDVIETLDRERLAAALAKAFTRTGRRPRLYVQVNTGREAQKSGVDPAQAASFVARCRSEHGLEIEGLMCIPPEAEPASLHFALLSKLAAECGVERLSMGMSADYPLAIRLGATSVRIGSALFGARPAA from the coding sequence ATGTCCGATCTGACCGCTTCCATCGCGCAAACGCGCACTGACATCCTTGAGCGGATCGCCGCCGCCGCCAAGACGGGCGGGCGCCCGCCGGGAGCCGTGACGCTGGTGGCCGTGTCCAAACAACAGCCCGATGACCGCATCGACGCCATGCTCGCCACTGGCCAGCGTGTGTTCGGCGAAAACCGGGTGCAGGAAGCTGAAACGCGCTGGGCCCATCGCCGTGATCGCCTGACGGACCTGGAGCTGCGCCTGATCGGGCCGCTGCAGACCAACAAGGCAGACGCCGCCTGCGCCCTGTTTGACGTGATTGAGACACTGGACCGGGAGCGCCTGGCCGCGGCGCTGGCGAAAGCCTTCACCAGAACCGGACGCCGCCCGCGCCTGTATGTGCAGGTCAATACGGGCCGCGAAGCGCAGAAATCCGGCGTCGATCCGGCGCAGGCCGCAAGCTTCGTGGCGCGCTGCCGCTCGGAGCATGGTCTGGAGATTGAAGGCCTGATGTGCATCCCGCCCGAGGCTGAACCGGCAAGCCTGCATTTCGCCTTGCTGAGCAAGCTGGCCGCTGAATGCGGTGTGGAAAGACTGTCCATGGGCATGAGCGCGGACTATCCGCTGGCGATCCGGCTGGGTGCCACGTCAGTGCGCATCGGTTCAGCGCTGTTCGGCGCGCGCCCTGCGGCCTGA
- the flaF gene encoding flagellar biosynthesis regulator FlaF: MSYQAYQTASARTEDARTTEYRLMGFVTRELMSVRDAGPSDIRKKAKALDRNRRVWSAFAADCASPGNSLPESLRAGIISLSIFVSKETSAAMRGDTDLDTLIDINRTIMQGLAPAGEAVAS; this comes from the coding sequence ATGTCATACCAGGCCTACCAGACCGCCAGCGCCCGCACAGAAGACGCGCGCACCACCGAATACCGGCTTATGGGGTTTGTCACGCGCGAGCTGATGTCGGTGCGGGACGCCGGTCCGTCGGACATCCGCAAGAAGGCCAAGGCGCTCGACCGCAACCGCCGGGTCTGGTCGGCCTTCGCCGCTGACTGCGCCAGCCCGGGCAATTCCCTGCCGGAATCCCTGCGCGCCGGCATCATCTCGCTGTCGATCTTCGTCTCGAAAGAAACCAGCGCGGCCATGCGCGGCGACACCGATCTCGACACTCTGATCGACATCAACCGCACGATCATGCAGGGCCTGGCCCCGGCTGGCGAAGCGGTTGCGAGCTGA
- the flbT gene encoding flagellar biosynthesis repressor FlbT, which produces MPLKLSLKPGERFVLNGAVVENGDRRATLMLQNKASVLREKDIMQEQDADTPAKRIYFPVMMMYLSSSSADGLYDAFVVRMTEFMGAVTNPDILQQCVEVSRDVMSGEYYKALLRCRKLITYEAERLGSSGR; this is translated from the coding sequence ATGCCGCTCAAGCTGTCGCTGAAACCCGGTGAGCGATTCGTCCTCAACGGCGCGGTTGTGGAGAATGGCGACCGGCGCGCCACGCTGATGCTTCAGAACAAGGCGAGCGTCCTGCGTGAAAAAGACATCATGCAGGAGCAGGACGCCGACACCCCGGCCAAGCGCATCTATTTCCCGGTGATGATGATGTACCTGTCCTCGTCCAGCGCGGACGGGCTGTATGACGCGTTCGTTGTGCGCATGACCGAGTTCATGGGTGCGGTGACCAATCCGGACATCCTGCAGCAATGTGTCGAGGTCAGCCGTGATGTGATGAGCGGCGAGTATTACAAGGCGCTGCTGCGCTGCCGCAAACTGATCACCTATGAGGCCGAGCGCCTCGGTTCGAGCGGGCGCTAG
- a CDS encoding tetratricopeptide repeat protein, whose translation MHPVLDLDAELAAGREEGLREVEAEAAGPASAPALDLAAIALRKINPKTLALLRRAIREMDTGPAGAAKAARLCLDALTLNPDLPIANQAMALALERLGRLSKALEFYERAWRLEPNNPDIYSNLAMAAWKLNMLDGAEKFLRLQLQLKPNCTSGVINLAGVLRDKGRYEDSVELLRAAIYAAPETTELWNALGTTLMDGGQPDQSLTFFTEALRLKPGYARAHHNMAYALELNGDAHAAVPHFEAALDNPATEQDRVVSSHGYSHTLLAAGQIAKGWEWYEWRRNMHYRHATNFLIPGHSWNGTDKGELAGKTLVVLGEQGLGDEVLFANILPDVIEALGPDGALRIACEKRLIPLFQRSFPSARIARHYTIEREGRQHRSAPDLVREGDHDHWAPIGSLMRAFRPDVQSFPDRAAFLTADEARVEAFRQQLAAMGPGLKIGLLWKSLKMDATRSKHFAAFDLWAPVLKTSGVTFVNLQYGETADEIAAAEKRFGVRIHTPEGLDLKNDLDGVAAIGKACDLVLGPMNASTNLAAAVGGNVWFIRPTLVAWAMLGQREIPWYPRTRTFAGQFYRDWTGAMTAVTEALQDYAAKRAAA comes from the coding sequence ATGCATCCCGTTCTCGATCTTGACGCCGAACTGGCTGCCGGCCGCGAAGAAGGCCTGCGCGAGGTGGAGGCCGAGGCGGCGGGCCCCGCGTCCGCCCCCGCCCTGGATCTCGCCGCCATCGCCTTGCGCAAGATCAATCCCAAGACGCTGGCGCTGCTGCGCCGGGCGATCCGGGAGATGGATACCGGCCCCGCCGGTGCCGCGAAGGCCGCACGACTGTGTCTGGACGCGCTGACGCTCAACCCCGACCTGCCCATCGCCAATCAGGCCATGGCGCTGGCGCTGGAGCGGCTGGGGCGCCTCTCCAAGGCGCTGGAATTCTATGAGCGCGCCTGGCGGCTGGAGCCGAACAATCCGGACATTTACTCCAACCTCGCCATGGCGGCGTGGAAGCTCAACATGCTCGACGGGGCAGAGAAGTTTCTGCGCCTGCAGCTGCAACTCAAGCCCAATTGCACCAGCGGCGTGATCAATCTGGCCGGGGTGCTGCGCGACAAGGGCCGCTACGAGGATTCAGTCGAGCTTTTGCGGGCCGCAATCTATGCCGCGCCGGAAACCACCGAACTTTGGAATGCGCTGGGCACCACGCTGATGGATGGCGGCCAGCCTGACCAGTCGCTGACCTTCTTCACCGAAGCGCTGCGCCTGAAACCCGGATACGCGCGCGCCCATCACAACATGGCCTATGCGCTGGAGCTTAACGGCGACGCCCACGCCGCCGTGCCCCATTTCGAGGCCGCACTGGACAACCCCGCCACCGAGCAGGACCGTGTGGTCTCAAGCCATGGCTATTCTCATACCCTTCTGGCCGCCGGCCAGATTGCCAAGGGCTGGGAATGGTATGAGTGGCGGCGCAACATGCACTACCGCCACGCCACCAATTTCCTGATCCCCGGACATTCATGGAACGGGACGGACAAGGGCGAGCTGGCGGGCAAGACGCTGGTCGTGCTGGGCGAGCAGGGGCTGGGCGACGAGGTGCTGTTTGCCAATATCCTGCCCGACGTGATCGAGGCGCTTGGCCCCGATGGCGCGCTGCGCATCGCCTGCGAAAAGCGCCTCATCCCGCTGTTCCAGCGCTCTTTCCCCAGCGCCCGGATCGCACGCCACTACACCATCGAGCGCGAAGGCCGCCAGCATCGCAGCGCGCCGGATCTGGTGCGCGAGGGCGATCATGACCATTGGGCTCCCATTGGCAGCCTGATGCGCGCCTTCCGCCCGGATGTTCAGAGCTTCCCGGACCGCGCCGCCTTCCTCACCGCCGACGAGGCGCGGGTGGAAGCGTTCCGCCAGCAGCTTGCCGCCATGGGTCCGGGCCTGAAAATCGGTCTGCTCTGGAAATCGCTGAAGATGGACGCCACGCGGTCCAAGCACTTCGCCGCCTTCGATCTGTGGGCGCCGGTCCTGAAGACCTCCGGGGTCACCTTCGTGAATCTGCAGTACGGCGAAACCGCAGACGAGATTGCGGCGGCGGAGAAGCGCTTCGGCGTGCGCATCCACACCCCTGAGGGCCTCGACCTCAAGAATGATCTCGACGGGGTGGCGGCCATCGGCAAGGCGTGTGATCTGGTGCTCGGGCCGATGAATGCCAGCACCAATCTGGCGGCGGCCGTAGGCGGGAATGTCTGGTTCATCCGCCCGACCCTGGTGGCCTGGGCCATGCTGGGGCAGCGCGAGATACCCTGGTACCCTCGGACCCGCACCTTCGCGGGCCAATTCTACCGCGACTGGACCGGGGCCATGACCGCCGTCACCGAAGCACTACAGGACTACGCTGCGAAACGCGCCGCGGCCTAG
- the rmuC gene encoding DNA recombination protein RmuC codes for MMQLAMESWIYLGGVAAILAVLIVLAVRKPQVPAGVDLARFDEVRAERDDWRSDAEARGSELAEARERIARMEAEMTAARAHHAEKLAELERARQSLSEAFEATAAKVLKASGEELHTRSTTTLTEMLKPLREQLDGFRKQVVEDSEKRVSQSSALHQLVQTLHADARTMSSEAKNLANALRSQSKVQGDWGEMVLSSILEKAGLREGSEFQTQTSETGPDGARLRPDVVVAMPNNQRLVIDSKVSLTAFERCVNAETDEDRGAALKAHLASVRAHIRSLGDKDYAQLYEGVSFTLMFIPLEGAASLALQNDPELAAFAWERDVMIATPTTLMMAMRTVHNLWTIDRQNQNARDIAQRAGLLYDKFEGFLTDLDKVGDQISRARGSWEEARKKLVDGRGNLVSQAETLRKLGASTKKRLGDSWLDAAGEDEAEEGGAPPALEDGRSA; via the coding sequence ATGATGCAACTGGCTATGGAATCCTGGATCTATCTTGGCGGGGTCGCGGCAATCCTGGCGGTGCTGATCGTGCTGGCGGTGCGCAAGCCGCAAGTGCCTGCGGGCGTCGATCTGGCGCGCTTTGACGAGGTGCGCGCCGAACGGGATGACTGGCGCTCAGATGCCGAGGCGCGTGGCAGCGAGCTTGCCGAAGCCCGCGAGCGGATTGCCCGGATGGAGGCGGAGATGACGGCGGCGCGCGCCCATCACGCCGAAAAGCTCGCCGAGCTGGAAAGAGCGCGCCAGTCCTTGTCAGAAGCCTTCGAAGCAACGGCGGCCAAGGTGCTCAAAGCCAGCGGGGAGGAGCTGCACACGCGCAGCACGACAACCCTCACCGAAATGCTCAAGCCCTTGCGCGAACAGCTCGACGGGTTCCGTAAACAGGTCGTGGAGGATTCCGAAAAGCGCGTGAGCCAGAGTTCCGCCCTGCATCAGCTGGTGCAGACCCTGCACGCGGATGCGCGCACCATGTCCAGCGAGGCCAAGAATCTGGCCAACGCCCTGCGCTCACAGTCGAAAGTCCAGGGCGACTGGGGCGAGATGGTCTTGTCGAGCATTCTGGAAAAAGCCGGCCTGCGCGAGGGTTCGGAGTTCCAGACCCAGACCAGCGAGACCGGCCCGGACGGCGCGCGCCTGCGCCCGGACGTGGTGGTCGCCATGCCGAACAATCAACGCCTGGTGATCGATTCCAAGGTCAGCCTGACGGCGTTCGAGCGCTGTGTGAACGCCGAGACGGACGAGGATCGCGGCGCGGCGCTGAAAGCCCATCTGGCATCGGTGCGCGCCCATATCCGCTCGCTGGGGGACAAGGATTATGCCCAGCTCTACGAAGGCGTCAGTTTCACCCTCATGTTCATCCCGCTCGAGGGTGCCGCCTCGCTGGCCTTGCAGAATGATCCCGAACTGGCTGCCTTCGCCTGGGAGCGCGATGTCATGATCGCCACGCCTACCACGCTGATGATGGCCATGCGCACGGTCCACAATCTGTGGACCATCGACCGCCAAAATCAGAATGCCCGCGACATCGCCCAGCGCGCCGGCCTGCTCTACGACAAGTTCGAAGGCTTTCTTACCGATCTTGACAAGGTGGGCGACCAGATCAGCCGCGCGCGTGGCAGCTGGGAGGAGGCGCGCAAGAAGCTGGTGGACGGGCGCGGCAATCTGGTGTCGCAGGCCGAGACGCTCAGGAAGCTGGGTGCCAGCACCAAAAAACGCCTGGGCGACAGCTGGCTGGACGCCGCCGGTGAGGATGAGGCGGAGGAGGGCGGTGCGCCGCCTGCGCTGGAGGACGGACGCAGTGCCTAG